A single Oryzias melastigma strain HK-1 linkage group LG24, ASM292280v2, whole genome shotgun sequence DNA region contains:
- the ufl1 gene encoding E3 UFM1-protein ligase 1: protein MAADWEEIRRLAADFQRAQFADTVQRLSERNCIEIITKLVQDKKLDVVHTLDGKEYITPAQISREIRDELYVHRGRINIVDLQQIINVDWVHVESRATEIVKSDRGVQLVLGQLIEDTYLDRLAEEVNDKLQEAGLVSIAELCKTYDLPGDFLSEELSKRLGKLIQGEIDQHNRGVIFTRAFVARHKARIRGLFSAITRPTLVSSMIGAFGFQEHLLYSVLEELVSTGRLKGSVVGGRQDKAVYVPDIYAKTQNAWVDSFLQQNGYLEFDALVRLGIPDPSSYIKKRFKSSKLLFLRAACVGQALVDQVEASVEEAVNSSTWTDLQPILPSCLSSEDVGMLISQAMRNTNIQSSARVLGETVVVSEKFISNCLSLFDEAMQQKAQKELKNNPVFLITEEDLKQAAALTESSAPSKKEKKDAERRKKAAESSVKSGGGGNAREIRIRKTKKKGRREDDSDEENGPAQPNRSKQSEAPFMTQEEIVTVLEDRLNDCPEEILSELAETLVRPLTKRYQEVLRAVFMSSSSSSAGSSKKKSMKDLQEEISNLHNSIRLFDKGTKFFSDETQVNIIKHVLKTLCADVTNILVNFLAADLMMSVENPSTITSEVRVKILGKLSEETRGPLMKLHNTLNGKSVEDFLTNLEAAAEVCGFMLKKGDKKKERQALFLHRQALTEQLKEAEDPALVLHLTSVLLFQASTHCMLHAPGRCVPHIIGTLTGRIPAEQQQLLSSYQSLVVKQLVSQSPGREQEEQQEQQEQQEEEGHSVRSQLAAMTPRVKELVLSQKKPSISED, encoded by the exons ATGGCGGCGGACTGGGAGGAGATCCGGCGGCTCGCCGCGGACTTCCAGCGGGCTCAGTTCGCGGACACGGTGCAGAG GCTCTCGGAGAGGAACTGCATAGAAATAATCACCAAACTGGTTCAGGACAAAAAGCTCGACGTGGTCCACACCCTGGACGGGAAGGAGTACATCACCCCCGCGCAGATCAGCAGGGAGATCCGGGACGAGCTCTACGTCCACAGAG GACGGATCAACATCGTGGACCTGCAGCAG ATCATCAATGTGGACTGGGTCCATGTGGAGAGCAGAGCCACGGAGATCGTGAAATCTGACAGAGGAGTGCAGCTGGTCCTGGGACAGCTGATCGAGGA CACGTATTTGGACCGCCTGGCCGAGGAGGTGAATGATAAGCTGCAGGAGGCGGGTCTGGTTAGCATCGCAGAGCTTTGTAAGACCTACGACCTCCCTGGAGATTTCCTCAGTGAG GAGTTATCCAAGCGACTTGGAAAGCTCATCCAAGGAGAAATTGACCAGCACAACAGAGGCGTCATATTCACGCGAGCGTTTGTCGCTCGCCACAAAGCCAGAATACGGGGGCTCTTCAGCGCCATCACAAG GCCGACGCTGGTCAGCAGCATGATTGGTGCCTTCGGGTTTCAGGAGCATCTTCTGTACT CTGTCTTGGAGGAGCTGGTGAGCACCGGACGTCTGAAGGGAAGTGTGGTCGGAGGCCGGCAGGACAAAGCCGTCTACGTTCCCGATATTTACGCCAAAACGCAGAACGCTTGGGTGGACTCCTTCCTGCAGCAAAATGGATATTTAG AGTTTGATGCTTTGGTCCGGCTCGGGATTCCAGACCCATCCAGCTACATCAAGAAGCGCTTCAAATCCAGCAAGCTGCTGTTTCTCCGAGCCGCCTGTGTGGGTCAGGCTCTGGTGGACCAGGTGGAGGCCTCGGTGGAGGAGGCGGTCAACTCTTCCACGTGGACTGACCTCCAG CCCATCCTGCCCAGCTGCCTGTCGAGTGAGGATGTCGGCATGCTCATCAGCCAGGCCATGAGGAACACCAACATCCAGTCGTCTGCCAGAGTTCTGGGAGAGACCGTGGTCGTCAGCGAGAAGTTCATCAGTAACTGTCTCTCTTTGTTTGATGAGGCCATGCAGCAGAAAGCTCAGAAG GAACTCAAGAACAACCCGGTCTTCTTGATAACAGAGGAGGACTTGAAGCAAGCTGCCGCTCTGACAGAGAGCTCAGCACCTTCcaaaaaggagaagaaggatGCAGAGCGCAGGAAGAAAGCGGCAG AGAGCAGCGTGAAGTCAGGCGGGGGAGGAAACGCCCGGGAGATCCGCATCCGTAAAACCAAGAAGAAAGGGAGGAGAGAGGACGACAGCGATGAAGAGAACGGACCCGCACAGCCAA ATCGCAGCAAACAGAGTGAAGCTCCTTTCATGACCCAGGAGGAGATCGTGACGGTTCTGGAGGACAGACTGAACGACTGTCCTGAGGAAATCCTCTCTGAGCTGGCTGAGACTTTAGTCAG GCCTCTGACCAAACGCTACCAGGAGGTGCTGCGAGCCGTCTTCatgtcctcctccagctcctcagcAGGCAGCAGCAAGAAGAAGAGCATGAAGGATCTGCAGGAGGAGATCAGCAACCTCCACAACAGCATTCGACTGTTTGACAAAGGCACCAAGTTCTTCTCTG atGAAACTCAGGTGAACATCATCAAACACGTCCTGAAGACCTTGTGCGCTGATGTCACCAACATTCTGGTGAACTTCCTGGCTGCAGACCTCATGATGTCTGTGGAGAATCCCAGCACCATCACCAGCGAG GTCAGAGTGAAGATTTTGGGGAAACTGTCTGAGGAGACCAGAGGACCTCTGATGAAGCTGCACAACACTCTGAATGGCAAA AGTGTTGAAGATTTCCTGACCAACCTGGAGGCTGCTGCTGAAGTCTGTGGATTCATGCTGAAAAAGGGGGACAAAAAGAAGGAGAG ACAGGCGCTGTTCCTGCACCGCCAGGCGCTCACCGAGCAGCTGAAGGAGGCGGAGGACCCCGCCTTGGTGCTCCACCTGACCAGTGTGCTGCTGTTCCAGGCCAGCACCCACTGCATGCTGCACGCCCCGGGGCGCTGCGTGCCGCACATCATCGGCACGCTCACCGGCCGAATACCTGCG GAGCAACAGCAGCTGCTGTCCTCCTACCAGAGTCTGGTGGTCAAGCAACTGGTGAGCCAGAGTCCAGGcagggagcaggaggagcagcaggagcagcaggagcagcaggaggaggagggtcaCAGCGTGCGCTCACAGCTGGCCGCCATGACACCCCGAGTGAAGGAGCTGGTCCTGTCGCAGAAGAAGCCGTCCATTTCTGAAGACTAG